A part of Synechococcus sp. KORDI-49 genomic DNA contains:
- a CDS encoding helix-turn-helix domain-containing protein, which translates to MNPQQRFSFRSAGELVDIVKRFGIHWQVAQISRGPLLGTVSLQRRSDIAVLQLSTNQIITVLGARPSSITCIALERTNHLSDHAIRGEPVIPFSIHGFTPSITESFFKISAGAEMTILMMGLERFLKLIALDSASRLPDTINSNNSLTLLPEQFQRLMNLLDPNQEPPPPELLDALLVECFSRDAHFQSQGVTLSTRAALMRDLLAWGLEHSDTPISLDQLTSTLFASRSSIVQACRETFGVGPTTLLKQIRLHEVHQTLRDPRRRTHLNGQASVGIIAGLHGFKSPNHFARDYRLMFGELPRKTLQRARAA; encoded by the coding sequence GTGAATCCACAACAACGATTCAGCTTTCGCTCCGCAGGCGAACTGGTCGACATCGTCAAGCGATTCGGCATTCACTGGCAGGTGGCCCAGATCAGCAGGGGGCCTCTGTTGGGCACCGTGTCGCTGCAGCGCCGCAGCGACATCGCCGTGCTGCAGCTCAGCACCAACCAGATCATCACGGTGTTGGGGGCCAGACCCAGTTCCATCACCTGCATCGCCCTCGAACGCACCAACCATCTGAGCGATCACGCCATCCGCGGCGAACCCGTTATCCCGTTCAGCATTCACGGCTTCACGCCCTCGATCACCGAAAGCTTCTTCAAGATCTCGGCAGGGGCCGAGATGACCATCCTGATGATGGGCCTGGAGCGATTCCTCAAACTGATCGCACTGGACTCCGCCAGCCGCCTGCCGGACACGATCAACAGCAACAACTCGCTCACCCTGCTGCCGGAGCAGTTCCAGCGGCTGATGAACCTGCTGGATCCCAACCAGGAGCCGCCGCCCCCGGAACTGCTGGATGCGCTGCTGGTGGAGTGCTTCAGCCGCGATGCTCACTTTCAAAGCCAAGGCGTGACGCTGTCCACCCGTGCTGCCCTGATGCGCGATCTGCTGGCGTGGGGCCTCGAGCATTCCGACACACCGATCAGCCTCGATCAGCTCACCAGCACCCTGTTCGCCTCACGTTCGTCGATCGTTCAGGCCTGTCGTGAAACCTTCGGCGTCGGCCCGACGACCCTGCTCAAGCAGATCCGACTGCACGAGGTGCATCAGACCCTGCGCGATCCGCGCCGCCGCACCCACCTCAACGGCCAAGCCTCCGTTGGCATCATCGCCGGACTGCATGGCTTCAAGAGCCCGAACCACTTCGCCCGCGATTACCGCCTGATGTTCGGAGAGCTCCCCCGCAAGACCCTGCAGCGCGCACGCGCAGCCTGA
- the tyrS gene encoding tyrosine--tRNA ligase: MPESTPSLPSWLARGMADLFPAGDPKDADQALEARLAAAEREGRPLRVKLGIDPTGSNIHLGHSILFRKLRAFQDAGHTAVLIIGDFTARIGDPTGKSNTRVQLSKADVAANASTYLRQLGQDQPKETALLDFETPGRLEVRYNSEWLEGMDLPAVIGLLGTGTVGQMLAKDDFSKRYGSGTPIALHEFLYPLLQGYDSVAVNADVELGGTDQKFNVAMGRDLQRHFGKGTQFGLLLPILVGLDGVQKMSKSLGNTVGLEEDPLSMYSKLEKVGDAAINDYVTLLTDLDLATLPENPREKQKAMALAVTASRHGLAVAEKAQTDAATLVGGAADAAAEVPEASLAEVNFPAKAFYLLSAVGICASSSDARRQIKGGAVRLGGEKITDPNQEFTAAADLEGKVLQLGKKTFRRLVG, translated from the coding sequence ATGCCGGAGTCCACCCCGTCCCTGCCGAGCTGGCTGGCGCGCGGCATGGCCGATCTGTTCCCGGCGGGGGATCCCAAGGATGCCGACCAGGCCCTGGAGGCCAGGCTCGCCGCAGCCGAGCGCGAGGGTCGGCCGCTGCGGGTGAAGCTGGGCATCGACCCCACCGGCAGCAACATCCATCTGGGGCACAGCATTCTGTTCCGCAAACTGCGGGCGTTTCAGGACGCAGGCCATACGGCGGTGCTGATCATCGGTGACTTCACCGCCCGCATCGGCGATCCCACCGGTAAGAGCAACACCCGGGTGCAGCTGAGCAAGGCGGATGTGGCCGCCAACGCCTCCACCTATCTGCGTCAGCTGGGGCAGGACCAGCCCAAGGAAACGGCGCTGCTCGATTTCGAGACCCCCGGACGCCTTGAGGTGCGATACAACAGCGAATGGCTGGAGGGGATGGATCTGCCGGCGGTGATTGGACTGCTGGGCACCGGAACGGTGGGGCAGATGCTGGCCAAGGACGATTTCTCCAAGCGTTACGGCAGCGGTACGCCGATCGCCCTGCATGAATTCCTTTATCCGCTGCTGCAGGGCTACGACTCGGTGGCTGTGAATGCTGATGTGGAGCTGGGGGGCACCGATCAGAAGTTCAACGTGGCCATGGGCCGCGATCTGCAGCGCCATTTCGGCAAGGGAACCCAGTTCGGGCTGCTGCTGCCGATCCTGGTGGGTCTGGACGGGGTGCAGAAGATGAGCAAGAGCCTCGGCAACACGGTGGGTCTGGAGGAGGATCCTCTGTCGATGTACTCCAAGCTCGAGAAAGTCGGCGATGCGGCGATCAACGACTACGTGACGTTGCTGACGGATCTGGATCTGGCGACGTTGCCGGAGAATCCGCGCGAGAAGCAGAAGGCGATGGCCCTGGCGGTCACCGCCAGCCGCCATGGGTTGGCCGTGGCCGAGAAAGCCCAGACCGATGCCGCCACCCTTGTGGGGGGAGCTGCTGACGCGGCGGCGGAGGTGCCGGAGGCGTCGCTGGCGGAGGTGAATTTCCCGGCCAAGGCCTTCTACCTGCTCAGTGCCGTAGGCATCTGTGCCAGCAGCAGCGACGCGCGGCGTCAGATCAAGGGTGGTGCCGTGCGGCTGGGGGGAGAGAAGATCACCGATCCCAACCAGGAGTTCACCGCCGCAGCGGACCTGGAGGGCAAGGTGCTGCAGCTGGGCAAGAAGACGTTCCGTCGCCTGGTGGGCTGA
- a CDS encoding DUF1825 family protein codes for MAFFDSDIVQDEAKRLFGDYQQLMQLGSDYGKFDREGKKKFIDTMEELMERYRVFMKRFELSEDFQAKLTVEQLRTQLSQFGITPEQMFEQMHTTLERMKAQIELPPSS; via the coding sequence ATGGCTTTCTTCGATTCCGACATCGTCCAGGACGAGGCCAAGCGGCTGTTCGGCGATTACCAGCAGCTGATGCAGCTGGGCAGTGATTACGGCAAGTTCGATCGCGAGGGCAAGAAGAAGTTCATCGACACCATGGAGGAGTTGATGGAGCGCTACCGGGTGTTCATGAAGCGCTTTGAGTTGTCGGAGGATTTCCAGGCGAAGCTCACCGTGGAGCAGCTGCGCACGCAGCTGAGCCAGTTCGGCATCACCCCCGAGCAGATGTTCGAGCAGATGCACACCACGCTGGAGCGGATGAAGGCTCAGATCGAATTGCCGCCCTCCAGCTGA
- a CDS encoding response regulator transcription factor produces the protein MREHLHRSRPVLRRRRTVIASADRVLIAGLVHLFDDIGPLVGATTSEQDALACLDSSQADLLICSDLLESGSGPSLVAAAKTLQPELHCLMLIQRPLLSTIEAAIAAGCNGLCSRELVGNGHLLRSVQAMESDGMVIDPTISGVLRHSRLSRGTPSPLSDQLSVREEDVLRGLCRGLTNQEIAEQLHLAIDTVKHVVSAVLRKLDARDRTQAVLIAFRNDLVDLPTPMPRWSS, from the coding sequence ATGCGTGAGCACCTTCACCGCAGTCGCCCTGTCCTGCGTCGACGGCGCACGGTGATCGCCAGCGCTGATCGGGTGCTGATCGCCGGTCTGGTGCATCTGTTTGATGACATCGGCCCGCTGGTGGGGGCCACCACCAGCGAACAGGACGCCCTCGCCTGCCTCGACAGCAGCCAGGCCGATCTGCTGATCTGCAGCGATCTGCTCGAGAGCGGCAGCGGGCCATCGCTGGTCGCAGCCGCCAAGACCCTCCAGCCGGAGCTGCACTGCCTGATGCTGATTCAACGCCCGTTGCTCAGCACGATCGAGGCGGCGATCGCCGCGGGCTGCAACGGACTCTGCAGCCGCGAACTGGTGGGCAACGGCCATCTGCTGCGCAGTGTGCAGGCGATGGAAAGCGACGGCATGGTGATCGATCCCACCATCAGCGGCGTGCTGCGCCACAGCCGCCTCAGCCGCGGCACCCCAAGCCCCCTCTCCGATCAGCTGAGTGTGCGCGAAGAGGATGTGCTGCGCGGTCTCTGCCGCGGCCTCACCAACCAGGAGATCGCCGAGCAGCTGCACCTCGCGATCGACACGGTGAAGCATGTGGTGAGTGCGGTGCTGCGCAAGCTCGACGCCCGCGATCGCACCCAGGCGGTGCTGATCGCCTTCCGCAATGATCTGGTGGACCTGCCCACCCCGATGCCCCGCTGGAGCTCCTGA
- a CDS encoding leucyl aminopeptidase — protein sequence MRLSLSSSGLKNWDGDVLVVGLLKEESEPHRAELSERFPGLEAVLEQQAFQAKPSDQVVLHPLQESGPSRLIVLGLGEAAALSLDGLRAAAARAAKASIGCSGSLGLLLPWGDLEAEAVAQATAEAVLLASYKDQRFRKDPEPRRVPEALELLGLPEQAASGLTPVAANCAGVDLARQLVAAPPNVVTPAALADTAAELARDYGLELTVLERADCEARGMGAFLAVSQGSDLPPKFLHLIYRPAGEVKRRLALVGKGLTFDSGGYNLKVGAAQIDMMKFDMGGSAAVLGAMRSIAERKPEGVEVHMIVASCENMVNGSAVHPGDIVTAADGTTIEINNTDAEGRLTLADALLYACEQQPDAVVDLATLTGACVIALGDEMAGLWSNDDDLATALDTAAGTAGEGLWRMPLRKSYKDGLKSLLADTKNTGPRPGGSITAALFLQEFVASGTAWAHIDIAGPVWSDKGRGLDPAGATGYGVRTLVNWVCQQAA from the coding sequence ATGCGGCTCTCCCTCTCTTCCTCCGGCCTGAAGAACTGGGACGGAGATGTGCTTGTGGTGGGTCTGCTGAAGGAGGAGTCGGAACCGCATCGCGCCGAACTGAGTGAACGCTTTCCAGGGCTGGAAGCGGTGCTGGAGCAGCAGGCGTTCCAGGCCAAGCCCTCCGATCAGGTGGTGCTGCATCCCCTGCAGGAAAGCGGCCCGAGCCGACTGATCGTGCTCGGACTGGGAGAAGCCGCCGCCCTCAGCCTCGATGGTCTGCGAGCAGCGGCAGCCCGGGCGGCCAAGGCCTCCATCGGCTGCAGCGGCAGCCTCGGCCTGCTGCTGCCCTGGGGGGATCTGGAGGCGGAAGCGGTCGCGCAGGCCACCGCCGAAGCTGTGCTGCTCGCCAGCTACAAGGATCAGCGCTTTCGCAAGGACCCGGAACCACGCCGTGTGCCGGAAGCCCTCGAATTGCTCGGTCTGCCGGAGCAAGCCGCCTCGGGGCTGACACCGGTGGCGGCCAACTGCGCCGGGGTGGATCTGGCCCGTCAGCTGGTGGCTGCCCCCCCGAATGTGGTCACCCCGGCCGCCCTGGCGGACACCGCAGCGGAACTGGCCCGTGACTACGGGCTCGAACTCACCGTGCTGGAGCGGGCCGACTGCGAAGCCCGCGGCATGGGTGCCTTCCTGGCGGTGAGTCAGGGCTCCGATCTGCCCCCCAAATTCCTGCATCTGATCTACCGGCCCGCCGGTGAGGTGAAACGCCGGCTGGCCCTGGTGGGCAAGGGGCTCACCTTCGATTCCGGTGGGTACAACCTCAAAGTGGGGGCGGCCCAGATCGACATGATGAAGTTCGACATGGGTGGCAGCGCCGCCGTGCTGGGCGCGATGCGCAGCATCGCTGAACGCAAGCCCGAGGGCGTGGAGGTGCACATGATCGTGGCCTCCTGCGAAAACATGGTGAACGGCTCGGCGGTGCATCCGGGCGACATCGTCACCGCGGCTGACGGCACCACGATCGAGATCAACAACACCGATGCCGAGGGGCGCCTCACCCTGGCCGATGCCCTGCTCTACGCCTGCGAGCAGCAGCCCGATGCCGTGGTGGACCTGGCCACCCTCACCGGCGCCTGCGTGATCGCCTTGGGCGATGAGATGGCGGGCCTGTGGAGCAACGACGATGATCTGGCGACAGCGCTTGACACCGCTGCCGGCACGGCTGGGGAAGGCCTCTGGCGCATGCCGCTGCGCAAGTCCTACAAGGACGGGCTCAAATCGCTGCTGGCCGACACCAAGAACACCGGTCCCCGTCCGGGAGGGTCGATCACCGCTGCCCTGTTCCTGCAGGAATTCGTGGCCAGCGGCACCGCCTGGGCCCACATCGACATCGCTGGTCCGGTGTGGAGTGACAAGGGCCGTGGACTCGATCCGGCCGGCGCCACCGGCTATGGGGTGCGCACGTTGGTCAACTGGGTCTGTCAGCAAGCCGCCTGA
- the msrA gene encoding peptide-methionine (S)-S-oxide reductase MsrA produces the protein MKRMLALVLVLLLAIAPSAAVAAEIETAVLAGGCFWCLEHDLEHLPGVVEATSGYSGGHVDQPTYRQVSSETTGHQEVVEVRFDPARISYSTLLRSYWRNVDPLDGGGQFCDRGDSYRPVIFTADAAQAQEAEASAQAAARELGQPRSALKVELRDAARFWPGEGYHQNYAENNALKYNFYRLSCGRDRRLDAVWNSAARSGVPWRSQRNSE, from the coding sequence ATGAAACGGATGCTGGCGTTGGTTCTTGTGCTGCTGCTGGCGATCGCGCCGTCGGCAGCTGTGGCGGCGGAGATCGAGACCGCGGTGCTGGCCGGTGGCTGCTTCTGGTGCCTGGAGCACGATCTTGAGCATCTGCCGGGGGTGGTGGAGGCCACCAGCGGTTACAGCGGTGGCCACGTGGACCAACCGACCTACCGCCAGGTGAGCAGCGAAACCACAGGCCATCAGGAGGTGGTAGAGGTGCGTTTTGATCCGGCCAGGATCAGCTACAGCACCTTGCTGCGCAGTTACTGGCGCAACGTGGATCCGCTGGACGGGGGCGGTCAGTTCTGCGATCGCGGCGATTCCTACCGGCCGGTGATTTTCACCGCCGATGCGGCACAGGCTCAGGAGGCCGAAGCCAGTGCCCAGGCCGCAGCGCGGGAACTGGGGCAGCCCCGATCGGCCCTGAAGGTGGAGCTGCGTGACGCAGCCCGCTTCTGGCCTGGGGAGGGCTACCACCAGAACTACGCCGAAAACAATGCGTTGAAGTACAACTTCTATCGCCTCAGCTGCGGCCGGGACCGTCGCCTGGATGCGGTGTGGAACAGCGCGGCCCGGAGTGGAGTTCCGTGGCGATCGCAACGGAATTCCGAATGA
- the lpxB gene encoding lipid-A-disaccharide synthase yields MVRLLISTGEVSGDLQGSLLIAALKREAERRGLPLELLALGGSRMQAAGAELLADTAPMGAIGLWEAVPLILPTLQLQARVDRLLQDRPLDAVVLIDYVGANVRLGRKLRHQHPDLPIIYYIAPQEWAWRFGDGSTTELLGFTDRILSIFPAEAEFYAARGAEVTWVGHPLLDSVTNLPSRFEARQRLGLDPKGSVLLLLPASRPQELRYLMPHLARAAALLQQRDPSLQVLVPAGLDRFEQPLAEALEQAGVRRGRVIAAKEADALKTTLGAAADLALGKSGTVNLELALMGVPQVVGYRVSRMTAFVARHLLRFQVDHISPVNLLLKERLVPELLQDELSAEALVAQALPLLEGGAERQRMLDGYQRLRTTLGQPGVTDRAARAILDQVSE; encoded by the coding sequence ATGGTGCGACTGCTGATCAGCACCGGAGAGGTTTCCGGTGATCTGCAGGGCAGCCTGCTCATCGCTGCGCTGAAGCGGGAGGCCGAGCGGCGGGGCCTGCCCCTGGAGCTGCTGGCCCTGGGGGGATCGCGGATGCAGGCCGCCGGAGCGGAGCTGCTGGCGGACACGGCGCCGATGGGTGCGATCGGGCTGTGGGAGGCCGTGCCCCTGATCCTGCCGACCCTGCAGCTGCAGGCCCGGGTGGACCGCTTGCTGCAGGATCGCCCGCTCGATGCTGTGGTGCTGATCGACTACGTGGGCGCCAACGTGCGCCTGGGTCGCAAGCTGCGGCATCAGCATCCTGACCTGCCCATCATTTATTACATCGCCCCGCAGGAGTGGGCCTGGCGCTTCGGTGACGGCAGCACCACCGAGCTGCTGGGTTTCACCGATCGCATCCTCTCGATCTTTCCGGCGGAGGCGGAGTTCTATGCGGCCCGCGGCGCCGAGGTCACCTGGGTGGGCCATCCGCTGCTGGACAGTGTCACCAACCTGCCAAGTCGCTTCGAGGCCCGCCAGCGGCTCGGGCTGGATCCGAAGGGGTCGGTTCTGCTGCTGCTGCCCGCCTCCCGGCCCCAGGAACTGCGCTATCTGATGCCGCACCTGGCCCGGGCGGCGGCGCTGCTGCAACAGCGTGATCCCTCGCTTCAGGTGTTGGTGCCGGCAGGACTGGACCGCTTCGAGCAGCCCTTGGCCGAGGCCCTGGAGCAGGCGGGAGTGCGCCGCGGTCGGGTGATCGCGGCTAAGGAGGCGGACGCTCTGAAGACGACCCTCGGAGCGGCAGCGGATCTGGCTCTGGGCAAATCCGGAACGGTGAATCTGGAACTGGCCCTGATGGGGGTTCCTCAGGTGGTGGGTTACCGCGTCAGCCGCATGACGGCGTTCGTGGCCCGGCACCTGCTGCGCTTCCAGGTGGACCACATCTCCCCGGTGAATCTGCTGCTGAAGGAGCGGCTGGTGCCGGAGCTGCTTCAGGACGAACTCAGTGCCGAAGCCCTGGTGGCCCAGGCGCTGCCCCTGCTGGAGGGCGGGGCTGAGCGCCAGCGGATGCTGGATGGCTATCAACGGCTGCGCACCACGCTGGGCCAGCCGGGCGTCACGGACCGGGCGGCGCGGGCGATCCTGGATCAGGTGAGCGAATGA
- the lpxA gene encoding acyl-ACP--UDP-N-acetylglucosamine O-acyltransferase codes for MNETRSVQIHPQAVVDPKAELASGVVIGPGAVVGPDVQIGANCWIGPNVVLEGRLTLGRDNRIFPGACLGQEPQDLKYRGAPTEVVIGDGNTIRECVTINRATDEGECTRIGDRNLLMAYCHLGHNCELGNSIVMSNAIQVAGHVIIEDRAVIGGCLGIHQFVHIGGMAMVGGMTRVDRDVPPYCLVEGHPGRVRGLNKVGLRRRGLADLHDGQEFRQLQEIWTLIYRSDLVIAEGLKQARTHTLLPAAEHLCSFLEASIGRGRRGPMPALTTR; via the coding sequence ATGAACGAAACCCGGTCGGTGCAGATTCATCCCCAGGCAGTGGTCGATCCCAAGGCGGAGCTGGCCAGTGGCGTGGTGATCGGACCCGGTGCGGTGGTGGGACCGGACGTGCAGATCGGCGCGAACTGCTGGATCGGTCCGAATGTGGTGCTGGAGGGTCGGCTGACCCTCGGCCGCGACAACCGCATCTTCCCCGGGGCCTGCCTCGGCCAGGAGCCGCAGGACCTCAAGTATCGCGGTGCCCCCACCGAGGTGGTGATCGGAGACGGCAACACGATCCGCGAGTGCGTCACGATCAACCGCGCCACCGATGAAGGGGAATGCACCCGCATTGGTGATCGCAACCTGCTGATGGCCTACTGCCATCTCGGGCACAACTGCGAGCTGGGCAACAGCATCGTGATGTCCAACGCCATCCAGGTGGCCGGGCACGTGATCATCGAAGACCGGGCGGTGATCGGCGGCTGCCTCGGCATCCATCAGTTCGTGCACATCGGCGGGATGGCGATGGTGGGTGGCATGACCCGGGTTGATCGCGATGTGCCGCCGTACTGCCTGGTGGAGGGGCACCCCGGCAGGGTGCGGGGGCTCAACAAGGTGGGTCTGCGCCGCAGAGGACTGGCTGATCTTCACGACGGTCAGGAATTCCGGCAGCTGCAGGAGATCTGGACCCTGATCTACCGATCGGACCTGGTGATCGCCGAGGGGCTGAAGCAGGCCCGGACCCACACCCTGTTGCCTGCCGCGGAGCATCTCTGCAGCTTCCTGGAAGCGTCGATCGGTCGAGGTCGTCGGGGACCGATGCCCGCCCTGACAACGCGCTGA
- the fabZ gene encoding 3-hydroxyacyl-ACP dehydratase FabZ, which produces MTDSPTSAVVLSSEQIAGLLPHRYPFALVDRVIAHEPGVSATAIKNVTLNEPQFQGHFPERPLMPGVLIVEAMAQVGGLIVTQMPDLPKGLFVFAGIDGVRFRRPVVPGDQLLIHCELLSLKRKRFGKVKAEATVEGERVCAGELMFSLVD; this is translated from the coding sequence GTGACTGATTCCCCCACCTCCGCCGTCGTGCTCAGCAGTGAGCAGATCGCCGGGCTGCTGCCGCACCGTTACCCCTTTGCACTGGTGGATCGGGTGATCGCCCATGAACCGGGTGTTTCAGCGACGGCGATCAAGAACGTGACGCTCAATGAGCCGCAGTTTCAGGGGCATTTCCCAGAGCGGCCCCTGATGCCGGGGGTGCTGATCGTTGAGGCGATGGCTCAGGTGGGTGGGTTGATCGTCACCCAGATGCCCGATCTGCCCAAGGGCCTGTTCGTGTTCGCCGGCATTGACGGGGTACGCTTCCGCCGCCCTGTGGTGCCTGGCGATCAGCTGTTGATTCACTGCGAACTTCTCAGCCTCAAACGCAAGCGCTTCGGCAAGGTGAAGGCCGAGGCGACGGTGGAGGGTGAACGGGTCTGCGCCGGTGAGCTGATGTTCTCCCTGGTGGACTGA
- the lpxC gene encoding UDP-3-O-acyl-N-acetylglucosamine deacetylase, which yields MTNWPQDYTGAWTLAAETGRSGIGLHSGGDSVVELRPSERPGFHLSVDGDEPIRLRPDQVLDSPLCTTLVLGERRVATVEHLLAALAGCGLSHVEIRVNGEEVPLLDGSALNWVEAIAEAGLQPAATPRPAAPTLDAPLVRHRGSSVITATPAERFSLVGMIDFPQPAIGRQQLAIELTPQRFVEEIAPARTFGFRDQVEQLRAAGLIQGGALDNALVCDGDHWLNPPLRFEDEPVRHKLLDLIGDLALVGFPQAQVLVYRGSHGLHTELAAAL from the coding sequence GTGACCAACTGGCCGCAGGACTACACGGGAGCCTGGACCCTCGCTGCTGAGACCGGTCGTTCAGGCATCGGTCTGCACAGCGGCGGAGACAGCGTCGTGGAGCTGCGTCCCAGTGAACGGCCTGGATTCCATCTGAGTGTGGACGGCGATGAGCCGATCCGTCTGCGTCCGGATCAGGTGCTCGACAGTCCGCTGTGCACCACCCTGGTGCTCGGCGAGCGGCGTGTGGCCACGGTTGAGCACCTGCTGGCGGCCCTGGCCGGCTGCGGCCTCAGCCATGTGGAGATCCGCGTGAACGGCGAGGAGGTGCCGCTGCTGGATGGTTCAGCTCTGAACTGGGTGGAGGCGATCGCCGAAGCCGGCCTGCAACCCGCGGCCACCCCACGCCCGGCTGCCCCGACTCTCGACGCCCCTCTTGTGCGCCATCGCGGCAGCAGCGTGATCACGGCCACGCCGGCGGAGCGGTTCAGCCTCGTGGGCATGATCGACTTTCCTCAACCCGCCATCGGCCGGCAGCAACTGGCGATCGAGCTGACGCCGCAACGCTTCGTGGAGGAGATCGCCCCGGCCCGCACCTTCGGCTTCCGAGACCAGGTGGAGCAGCTGCGGGCTGCTGGCCTGATTCAGGGTGGGGCCCTCGACAATGCCCTCGTCTGCGATGGCGATCACTGGCTGAATCCACCGCTGCGGTTCGAGGATGAACCGGTGCGCCATAAGCTCTTGGACCTGATCGGCGATCTGGCCCTGGTGGGCTTCCCACAGGCACAGGTGCTGGTCTACCGGGGCTCTCACGGGCTCCATACCGAGCTCGCCGCTGCCCTGTGA